In Nocardia sp. NBC_00403, one DNA window encodes the following:
- a CDS encoding DUF732 domain-containing protein, which produces MHRTRGKVLGVAVALAATGLLAACGDNDSTASSTPKLTHTTTASQPPATSSSAGGDTGAQTPAPESPQQTPAETVAPERPQPVPTDVVPPGDTAKLTDKDKKFLDALKEKGVTASSPDIALSIGTYVCQGVAAGASEQDLTTFVNAMAGSDPSFDPAKMPVEKVGKIYIDTAKQTYCQ; this is translated from the coding sequence ATGCATCGGACCCGTGGAAAGGTACTCGGCGTCGCTGTGGCGCTCGCCGCCACCGGATTGCTCGCCGCATGCGGTGACAACGATTCGACGGCATCGAGCACTCCGAAGCTGACCCACACCACGACGGCTTCGCAGCCGCCTGCCACGTCGAGCAGCGCAGGTGGCGACACCGGGGCGCAGACGCCTGCTCCGGAGTCGCCCCAGCAGACGCCCGCCGAGACGGTCGCCCCCGAGCGCCCGCAGCCGGTGCCGACCGATGTCGTGCCACCGGGGGACACCGCCAAGCTCACCGACAAGGACAAGAAGTTCCTCGACGCGCTGAAGGAGAAAGGCGTCACCGCCTCCAGCCCGGACATCGCGCTGAGCATCGGCACCTATGTCTGCCAGGGCGTCGCGGCAGGCGCCTCCGAGCAGGACCTGACGACCTTCGTGAACGCGATGGCCGGATCCGACCCGTCCTTCGATCCGGCGAAGATGCCGGTCGAGAAGGTCGGCAAGATCTACATCGACACCGCTAAGCAGACGTACTGCCAGTGA
- a CDS encoding cutinase family protein, whose translation MASRRLRPVGCLVLLVVVALVIVLVLLLWYLLAGRLRPPGPGPGPKPPERPTSQPASCPDVQMISVPGTWESNSNDDPHNPTANPISLMLNISGPVQSQFPPGRLDVYTVPYVAQFSNPIAIPPDGQQSYNNSRSEGAQRMVDAMAKRHRECPLTTYVIAGFSQGAVIGGDVASQIAAGKGPVPADQVLGVTLIADGRRTNDNGPGQPIQIGNPPLGVGAEVALKGLTVPGITMTGPRPGGFGSLADRTFTICAPGDLICDSPRQALNPLNIIGSTMTLIRAAGNPVHSLYNGFVVDSEGTTATQWAVNWANGLIEGAPHPPHS comes from the coding sequence ATGGCCTCCCGCCGGTTGCGGCCGGTGGGATGTCTGGTGCTCCTCGTGGTCGTCGCGCTGGTCATCGTTCTCGTTCTGCTGCTGTGGTACCTGCTCGCGGGCAGACTTCGCCCGCCGGGTCCGGGTCCGGGACCGAAGCCTCCGGAGCGACCGACCTCGCAGCCTGCGAGCTGCCCGGATGTCCAGATGATCTCGGTGCCCGGCACCTGGGAGTCCAACAGCAACGACGACCCGCACAACCCGACGGCCAATCCGATCTCGTTGATGCTCAACATCTCCGGGCCGGTGCAGAGTCAGTTCCCGCCCGGCAGGCTGGATGTGTACACCGTCCCCTATGTCGCGCAGTTCTCGAATCCGATCGCGATTCCGCCGGACGGCCAGCAGTCCTACAACAACAGCCGTTCCGAGGGCGCGCAGCGGATGGTCGATGCGATGGCGAAGCGGCATCGGGAATGTCCGTTGACCACCTACGTGATCGCGGGCTTCTCGCAGGGCGCGGTCATCGGCGGCGACGTCGCCTCCCAAATCGCCGCAGGCAAGGGGCCCGTCCCCGCCGACCAGGTGCTGGGTGTGACGCTGATTGCCGATGGGCGGCGGACCAACGACAACGGACCGGGGCAGCCCATCCAGATCGGGAACCCGCCACTCGGTGTCGGCGCGGAGGTCGCGTTGAAGGGTTTGACCGTGCCGGGAATCACGATGACCGGTCCGCGGCCGGGCGGCTTCGGCTCGCTGGCCGACCGCACCTTCACGATTTGCGCACCGGGCGATCTGATCTGTGACTCGCCGCGACAGGCGTTGAACCCGCTGAACATCATCGGCAGCACAATGACGTTGATCCGCGCGGCGGGCAACCCGGTGCACAGTCTCTACAACGGTTTCGTGGTCGACAGCGAGGGAACAACCGCGACCCAATGGGCGGTGAACTGGGCGAACGGTCTGATCGAAGGGGCACCACACCCGCCGCACTCCTGA
- a CDS encoding LLM class F420-dependent oxidoreductase: MTEAAAPAGELTALGTPLRNFRFAAAGEGNKQEGGARKFIQTAQQAEEYGFDTFVVPDHLGDQIGPIAALGALTQATEKIRLGTSVLANGFRHPVVLAKDLATIDVLSKGRLEVGVGAGWKQDEFAAAGLPYETPGIRLEKLDETLTILDVLLRGQECTFEGKHYQVNGIKGTPRPRQGPRPPICTGGGGPKMLRLAAKHADIISIVPVTTKNGKGLLSGITMSKTIEKVNLIREAAGDRFADIELNWAITAIVITDDREKTAEMALSAIDRGLHPDLEVDVKLSVEEILESPYVAIGTFEEIAEQIRRVRELTSMSYVGVFPTQMDAFAPVIPLLRDE, encoded by the coding sequence ATGACAGAAGCCGCCGCACCGGCTGGTGAGTTGACCGCGTTGGGTACGCCGCTGCGTAACTTCCGCTTCGCGGCCGCGGGCGAAGGAAACAAGCAAGAGGGCGGTGCCCGCAAGTTCATTCAGACGGCGCAGCAGGCCGAGGAGTACGGCTTCGACACTTTCGTCGTGCCCGATCACCTCGGTGACCAGATCGGTCCGATCGCCGCGCTCGGCGCCCTGACGCAGGCTACCGAGAAGATCCGACTCGGAACGTCGGTGCTGGCCAATGGTTTCCGGCATCCTGTGGTGCTCGCCAAGGATCTCGCCACCATCGATGTGCTGTCGAAGGGCCGCCTCGAGGTCGGCGTCGGCGCGGGCTGGAAGCAGGACGAGTTCGCCGCCGCCGGGCTGCCCTACGAGACGCCCGGCATTCGGCTGGAGAAGCTCGACGAGACCTTGACCATCCTCGATGTGCTGCTGCGTGGCCAGGAATGCACCTTCGAGGGCAAGCACTACCAGGTCAACGGCATCAAGGGCACGCCGCGTCCGCGTCAGGGTCCGCGCCCGCCGATCTGCACCGGCGGTGGCGGCCCGAAGATGCTCCGGCTGGCCGCCAAGCACGCCGACATCATCTCGATCGTTCCGGTCACCACCAAGAACGGCAAAGGTCTGCTCTCGGGCATCACCATGTCCAAGACCATCGAGAAGGTGAACCTGATCCGCGAAGCCGCGGGCGATCGGTTCGCCGACATCGAGCTGAACTGGGCCATCACCGCGATCGTCATCACCGACGACCGTGAGAAGACCGCGGAAATGGCCCTTTCCGCGATCGATCGAGGCCTGCACCCCGACCTCGAGGTCGACGTGAAGCTCTCTGTCGAGGAGATTCTCGAATCGCCGTATGTGGCCATCGGCACATTCGAGGAGATTGCCGAGCAGATCCGCCGGGTGCGCGAGCTCACATCGATGTCCTACGTCGGTGTGTTCCCCACCCAGATGGACGCTTTCGCGCCGGTTATTCCACTGCTGCGGGATGAGTGA
- the fadD32 gene encoding long-chain-fatty-acid--AMP ligase FadD32 has product MEETFDDYLDETGNIRIPEDHTLVDHVEKHTRNDANTLAYRYIDYSRERDGEAQELTWREFGIRLRAVAARLQQVTNPGDRVAILAPQGLDYVISFFAAIYAGTISVPLFDPDEPGHTDRLHAVLGDCEPAAILTASSSAAGVRQFFRSLPAAQRPRIIAVDAIPDSVGDTWVRPDIAIDDIAYLQYTSGSTRTPAGVEITHRAVGTNLLQMVDAINLDWNSRGVTWLPLFHDMGLLTVILPAVGGKYITIMSPSAFVRRPYRWIKELAAASDGAGTFAAAPNFAFEHAAARGLPKNGESLDLSNVIGLINGSEPVTTSSMKKFNDAFAPFGLPKTAIKPCYGMAEATLFVSATKAEDEAKVVYVDRDELNAGRMVKVEQGTENAIAQVSCGFVALSQWAVIVDPDAIDDDAGRELPDGRVGEIWLHGNNMGIGYWGRPDETYATFKNKVAHRLPEGSHADGAEDDANWMRTGDYGVYLDGELYITGRVKDLVIVDGRNHYPQDLEFSAQEASKALRPGFVAAFSVPANQLPAEVFDQGSHSGLQFDADDASEQLVIVGERGPGAGKADPLPIADAVRAAVSQRHGVTVRDVLLVPAGSIPRTSSGKIARRACKTAYLEGTLRGGYTQQAFPDAPEE; this is encoded by the coding sequence ATGGAAGAGACTTTCGACGACTACCTGGACGAAACCGGGAACATCCGTATTCCCGAGGATCACACCCTGGTCGATCACGTCGAGAAGCACACTCGGAACGACGCGAACACCCTGGCCTATCGCTACATCGATTACTCGCGTGAACGTGATGGTGAAGCTCAGGAACTGACGTGGCGTGAATTCGGCATCCGGCTGCGCGCGGTGGCCGCTCGACTGCAGCAGGTGACCAACCCGGGTGACCGGGTCGCGATCCTGGCGCCGCAGGGCCTCGATTACGTGATCTCCTTCTTCGCCGCGATCTACGCGGGCACCATCTCGGTGCCGCTGTTCGACCCCGATGAGCCGGGTCACACCGACCGGCTGCATGCGGTGCTCGGCGACTGTGAGCCTGCTGCCATCCTCACCGCGAGCTCCTCCGCGGCCGGGGTGCGCCAGTTCTTCCGCTCGCTGCCCGCCGCGCAGCGCCCGCGCATCATCGCCGTCGACGCGATCCCCGACAGTGTCGGCGACACCTGGGTGCGTCCCGACATCGCGATCGATGACATCGCCTACCTGCAGTACACCTCGGGTTCCACGCGGACCCCGGCCGGTGTCGAGATCACCCACCGGGCGGTCGGCACCAACCTCCTGCAGATGGTCGATGCCATCAACCTGGACTGGAATTCTCGCGGTGTCACCTGGCTGCCGCTGTTCCACGACATGGGCTTGTTGACGGTGATCTTGCCCGCGGTCGGCGGCAAATACATCACGATCATGTCGCCGAGCGCTTTCGTGCGTCGCCCCTACCGCTGGATCAAGGAACTGGCCGCCGCCTCCGACGGCGCCGGAACCTTCGCTGCCGCACCGAACTTCGCGTTCGAGCACGCCGCGGCGCGTGGTCTGCCGAAGAACGGCGAGTCCCTCGACTTGTCGAACGTGATCGGCCTGATCAACGGCAGTGAGCCGGTGACGACCTCGTCGATGAAGAAGTTCAACGACGCCTTCGCGCCGTTCGGTCTGCCCAAAACCGCGATCAAGCCCTGCTACGGCATGGCGGAGGCGACGCTGTTCGTCTCGGCGACCAAGGCCGAGGACGAGGCCAAGGTGGTCTACGTCGACCGCGACGAGCTCAATGCGGGTCGCATGGTGAAGGTCGAGCAGGGCACCGAGAATGCCATCGCTCAGGTGAGCTGTGGCTTTGTGGCGCTGTCGCAGTGGGCCGTGATCGTCGACCCGGACGCCATCGACGACGACGCGGGCCGCGAGCTGCCCGACGGCCGGGTCGGTGAGATCTGGCTGCATGGCAACAACATGGGCATCGGCTACTGGGGTCGTCCGGACGAGACCTACGCGACCTTCAAGAACAAGGTCGCCCATCGCCTGCCCGAGGGCAGCCACGCCGACGGCGCCGAGGACGACGCCAACTGGATGCGCACCGGCGACTACGGCGTGTATCTCGATGGCGAGCTGTACATCACCGGTCGCGTGAAGGACCTGGTGATCGTCGACGGTCGCAACCACTACCCGCAGGATCTGGAGTTCTCCGCACAGGAGGCGAGCAAGGCGCTGCGACCGGGCTTCGTCGCCGCGTTCTCGGTGCCCGCCAACCAGCTACCTGCCGAAGTTTTCGACCAGGGCAGCCATTCGGGCCTGCAGTTCGACGCCGACGATGCCTCCGAGCAGCTCGTCATCGTGGGTGAGCGTGGTCCGGGCGCAGGCAAGGCCGACCCGCTGCCCATCGCCGACGCGGTCCGCGCGGCCGTGTCGCAGCGCCACGGTGTGACCGTGCGTGACGTGCTGCTGGTGCCCGCGGGTTCGATCCCGCGCACCTCCAGCGGCAAGATCGCTCGGCGCGCCTGCAAGACTGCTTATCTGGAGGGAACGCTGCGCGGGGGTTACACCCAGCAGGCATTCCCCGATGCTCCGGAAGAGTAA
- the pks13 gene encoding polyketide synthase Pks13 (Pks13 is a key enzyme in mycolic acid biosynthesis.) — MADNEGTPTQTTDIARAEADAIDTPDAGEATQSAAESAAATELSVAELREWLRRWVSDATGQPVENITVDRPMEEFGLASRDAIALGGDIEELTGVVLTATVVYQHPTIASLAEVVINGDPELPQESDDDSFYTAGYQPGEAHDIAIVGLSTRLPGAGDTPESTWEFLINRGDAIRDLPEGRWEEFTSEPAVAAAVAEGNTLGGYLDQEVLKGFDAEFFAMSPIEVERVDPQQRLMMELTWEALEHARIPASELKGEPVGVFIGSSSNEFQLIAALGLGNPDPNVPASAEAYAIMGSVSSIIPNRVSYFFDFRGPSVAIDTACSSTMVAVHQAVRALRDGDANLALAGGVNMLLSPMATLGFDRNGGVAKNGHIKAFSADADGMVRSEGGGLVVLKRLADAERDGDHIYAVIKGSAVNNDGRSNGLLAPNPDAQADVLRRAYRDAGIAPSTVDYIEAHGTGTLIGDPIEADALGRVVGRGREDDKPALLGSAKSNFGHLESGAGAASLAKVIMAFQHNVLPPSINFVGPNPYIPFDQAHLKVVAEPTEFPRYSGTATVGISGFGFGGTNAHIVLQEYVPAQATAEAQPVSEDVAADAETTEVAVESVAETTEVAVESVAETTPTAASEAEWSAEREEPMPVILAVSAYLPSRRRRAAADLADWLESDAGRDVPLADVARSLAKRSHHRSRGVVLAKTHEEAVAGLRAIAAGKPGAGVFTADAPAANGPIWVLAGFGAQHRKMGKQLYLENSIFRKTVDEVDELVMDEAGYSVREMILDDNQDYNVGTSQVGIFTIQIGLAALLRAHGAEPDAVVGHSMGEVAGAYIAGGLPLEDAVRVICARSRLMGEGEAMISDADVRNMALVELSADDVEKMLVDYPDVECAVYAAPTNTVIGGPQDQVAAIVAQVEAAGKFSRVLQTRGAGHTSQMDPLLGELAAELAGIEPTRLKAGLYSTVNKEQFYRAGSDPVHDEDYWVKNMRHAVYFTNAVKLAVDTGHTTFLELAPNSVALMQVLGTTFAAGLHDAQLIPTLKRKEDESAGVIAALAQLYVHGHRVELSSLLPVGDYADIPRTAFLRKQYWPKARMSSGGGNDRVPGAHVALPDGRHVWEVQASTVTDLAALVNAAAAQVLSDVSLGASIPHAALPDTGTLTTTLTPHLGGASVQVHARAGATFQLLFEAVVTSGAPLPEIVVAAPVPGAALATTGDADIEIVETFGDRWDPEGTQPLEERLALIVAESMGYAVEDLPMEIPLMELGLDSLMAMRIKNRVEYEFNIPQLQIQAVRDANLNEVGKVLRYAIDHREEMQAMADKQAAGEEIVVDGGFMAAARAALEAGEDPAAAVANVAAAEGVSLNAESTSVESEAEAIVAEAETAAGVTGAAAGTATPAAGSAAQHAAAEAKDVAIERSLDTVDTTVEAAAEAVVAQAPAAVESVFGAPQQADEDDVPPRDAAERLTFATWAIVTGKSAGGIFNTLPILEEELAEKLAARLTERVKAEVTVDDVLDCETIEQLADIVRELQDSGADVDGFIRPLRPRAEGSNAVPVFVFHPSGGNTLVYEPLLKRLPSDTPMYGFERVEGDIVERARQYLPELRKIQGNGPYVLYGWSLGAVFALQVAQLLRAEAADVRIVGLIDLAIPTEGEDNSPEERVRRVERYQAFAKKTYGVEGELDREQLETLAAASDEEQFKMISDLIKISGTKIPGGVLEHQRTSWIEGRHLAKTTPTHYDGDVVLYLADRYHDGMIELEPRYADRRPNGGWDEYIPNLEVIHIAGDHLQIVDEPRIGKIGADLTAKLAVIAP, encoded by the coding sequence ATGGCTGACAACGAGGGCACGCCCACCCAGACGACCGATATTGCGCGCGCCGAGGCGGACGCAATCGATACTCCTGACGCAGGAGAGGCTACGCAGTCCGCTGCGGAGTCCGCCGCCGCGACGGAGCTGTCCGTTGCGGAGCTGCGGGAGTGGCTGCGGCGCTGGGTTTCCGACGCGACCGGTCAACCCGTGGAGAACATCACGGTGGACCGGCCGATGGAGGAATTCGGGCTGGCCTCGCGCGATGCCATCGCGCTCGGTGGTGACATCGAAGAGCTCACCGGTGTCGTGCTGACGGCGACGGTGGTCTACCAGCATCCGACGATCGCGTCGCTGGCGGAGGTCGTCATCAATGGTGATCCGGAGTTGCCGCAGGAATCCGACGACGACTCGTTCTACACGGCCGGGTACCAGCCGGGCGAGGCGCACGACATCGCGATCGTCGGTCTTTCGACCCGGCTGCCCGGCGCGGGCGACACCCCTGAGTCGACCTGGGAATTCCTGATCAACCGCGGCGACGCGATTCGGGACCTCCCGGAGGGCCGGTGGGAAGAGTTCACCAGTGAGCCCGCGGTTGCCGCGGCGGTTGCCGAGGGCAACACCCTGGGCGGCTACCTCGACCAGGAGGTCCTCAAGGGCTTCGACGCGGAGTTCTTCGCGATGTCGCCGATCGAGGTCGAGCGGGTCGATCCGCAGCAGCGCCTGATGATGGAGCTGACCTGGGAAGCGTTGGAGCACGCCAGGATTCCGGCGAGTGAGCTCAAGGGTGAGCCGGTCGGCGTCTTCATCGGCTCGTCCAGCAACGAATTCCAGTTGATCGCCGCGCTCGGGCTGGGCAATCCCGATCCGAACGTGCCCGCCTCGGCCGAGGCGTACGCCATCATGGGCAGCGTTTCCAGCATCATCCCCAACCGGGTGTCCTACTTCTTCGACTTCCGCGGCCCGTCGGTCGCCATCGACACCGCCTGCTCGTCGACGATGGTCGCCGTGCACCAGGCGGTGCGCGCGCTGCGTGACGGCGACGCGAATCTGGCGCTGGCAGGCGGTGTGAACATGCTGCTTTCGCCGATGGCAACGCTCGGCTTCGACCGCAACGGCGGCGTCGCCAAGAACGGCCACATCAAGGCCTTCTCCGCCGATGCCGACGGCATGGTCCGCTCCGAGGGCGGCGGTCTGGTCGTGCTGAAGCGGCTTGCCGACGCCGAGCGTGACGGCGACCATATCTACGCGGTGATCAAGGGTTCCGCGGTCAACAATGACGGCCGGTCCAACGGCCTGCTCGCGCCGAACCCGGACGCGCAGGCCGACGTATTGCGCCGTGCCTACCGCGACGCGGGTATTGCGCCGTCGACTGTCGACTACATCGAGGCGCACGGCACCGGCACCCTGATCGGTGACCCGATCGAGGCCGACGCACTCGGACGGGTGGTCGGCCGCGGTCGCGAGGACGACAAGCCCGCGCTGCTCGGTTCGGCCAAGTCCAACTTCGGGCACCTCGAGTCCGGCGCGGGTGCGGCCAGCCTGGCCAAGGTGATCATGGCGTTCCAGCACAATGTGCTGCCGCCGAGCATCAACTTCGTCGGCCCCAACCCGTACATCCCGTTCGACCAGGCGCACCTGAAGGTCGTCGCCGAGCCGACGGAATTCCCGCGCTACAGCGGTACCGCGACCGTCGGCATCTCCGGATTCGGCTTCGGCGGCACCAACGCGCACATCGTGCTGCAGGAATATGTGCCCGCGCAGGCCACGGCCGAGGCGCAGCCCGTGTCCGAGGATGTCGCAGCAGACGCGGAGACCACCGAGGTTGCGGTCGAGTCCGTCGCGGAGACCACCGAGGTTGCGGTCGAGTCCGTCGCGGAGACCACCCCGACCGCGGCGTCCGAGGCGGAATGGTCGGCCGAGCGCGAAGAGCCGATGCCGGTGATCCTGGCTGTGTCGGCGTACTTGCCCTCGCGTCGTCGTCGTGCCGCGGCGGACCTGGCCGACTGGCTGGAGTCCGACGCCGGGCGCGATGTCCCGCTCGCGGATGTGGCGCGGTCGCTGGCCAAGCGTAGCCACCACCGTTCGCGCGGTGTGGTGCTTGCCAAGACTCATGAGGAGGCGGTCGCCGGCCTGCGCGCTATCGCGGCGGGTAAGCCCGGCGCAGGTGTTTTCACCGCGGACGCCCCCGCCGCCAACGGCCCGATCTGGGTGCTCGCCGGTTTCGGCGCGCAGCACCGCAAGATGGGCAAGCAGCTGTACCTGGAGAACTCGATCTTCCGCAAGACCGTCGACGAGGTCGACGAGCTGGTGATGGACGAGGCCGGGTACTCGGTGCGCGAGATGATCCTGGACGACAACCAGGACTACAACGTGGGCACCTCGCAGGTCGGCATCTTCACCATCCAGATCGGCCTGGCCGCGCTGCTGCGCGCGCACGGTGCCGAACCCGATGCGGTGGTCGGTCATTCGATGGGCGAGGTCGCAGGCGCCTATATCGCCGGTGGTCTCCCGCTCGAGGACGCGGTGCGCGTGATTTGCGCCCGCTCGCGCCTGATGGGTGAGGGCGAGGCCATGATCAGCGACGCCGACGTGCGCAATATGGCGCTGGTCGAGCTCAGCGCCGACGACGTCGAGAAGATGCTCGTCGACTACCCGGACGTGGAATGCGCGGTGTACGCCGCGCCGACGAACACGGTGATCGGCGGCCCGCAGGACCAGGTCGCGGCCATCGTGGCGCAGGTCGAGGCGGCAGGAAAATTCTCTCGGGTGCTGCAGACCCGCGGCGCGGGGCACACCTCGCAGATGGATCCGCTGCTCGGTGAGCTCGCGGCCGAGCTGGCGGGTATCGAGCCGACCAGGTTGAAGGCGGGCCTCTACTCGACTGTCAACAAGGAGCAGTTCTACCGCGCGGGCAGCGATCCGGTGCACGACGAGGACTACTGGGTCAAGAACATGCGCCACGCGGTGTACTTCACCAATGCGGTGAAGCTCGCGGTGGACACCGGGCACACCACGTTCCTGGAGCTGGCCCCGAATTCCGTTGCGCTGATGCAGGTCCTCGGCACTACCTTCGCGGCGGGCCTGCACGACGCGCAGCTCATCCCGACGCTCAAGCGCAAGGAAGACGAGTCGGCGGGCGTGATCGCCGCGCTGGCCCAGCTGTACGTGCACGGGCACCGCGTCGAGCTGTCCTCGCTGCTGCCGGTGGGCGACTACGCCGATATTCCGCGGACCGCGTTCCTGCGCAAGCAATACTGGCCGAAGGCCCGGATGTCCTCCGGCGGAGGCAACGACCGGGTGCCGGGCGCCCACGTCGCGCTGCCCGATGGCAGGCACGTGTGGGAGGTGCAGGCATCGACCGTCACCGACCTGGCCGCGCTGGTGAATGCCGCTGCGGCACAGGTGCTCAGCGATGTGTCGCTGGGTGCATCGATCCCGCACGCGGCGCTGCCGGACACGGGAACACTGACCACCACGCTGACGCCGCATCTCGGTGGCGCGTCGGTACAGGTGCACGCCCGCGCGGGCGCGACCTTCCAACTGCTGTTCGAGGCGGTCGTCACCTCCGGTGCGCCGCTGCCCGAAATCGTTGTGGCCGCACCTGTTCCGGGTGCCGCGCTCGCGACGACCGGTGACGCGGACATCGAGATCGTCGAAACCTTCGGTGACCGTTGGGATCCGGAAGGCACGCAGCCGCTGGAGGAGCGGCTGGCGCTGATCGTCGCCGAGTCGATGGGCTATGCGGTCGAGGATCTGCCGATGGAGATCCCGCTGATGGAGCTCGGCCTCGACTCGCTGATGGCGATGCGCATCAAGAACCGGGTCGAGTACGAATTCAATATTCCGCAGCTGCAGATCCAGGCCGTGCGCGACGCGAACCTGAACGAGGTCGGCAAGGTGCTGCGCTACGCCATCGACCACCGTGAAGAAATGCAGGCGATGGCCGACAAGCAGGCCGCCGGCGAGGAAATCGTGGTCGACGGTGGGTTCATGGCCGCGGCCCGCGCCGCACTGGAGGCGGGCGAGGATCCGGCGGCAGCGGTGGCGAATGTGGCCGCCGCCGAAGGGGTTTCGCTGAACGCCGAGAGCACGTCGGTGGAGTCGGAAGCCGAAGCGATCGTCGCGGAGGCCGAGACGGCCGCAGGCGTTACCGGGGCCGCCGCAGGCACGGCGACTCCCGCCGCGGGCTCGGCCGCGCAGCATGCTGCCGCCGAGGCGAAGGACGTCGCGATCGAGCGGTCGCTCGACACCGTGGACACCACTGTGGAAGCCGCCGCCGAAGCGGTCGTCGCGCAGGCTCCCGCGGCGGTCGAGTCCGTGTTCGGTGCACCGCAGCAGGCCGACGAGGACGACGTGCCACCGCGTGACGCCGCCGAGCGGTTGACCTTCGCCACCTGGGCCATCGTCACCGGAAAGTCGGCGGGCGGCATCTTCAACACCCTGCCGATCCTGGAGGAGGAACTCGCCGAGAAGCTGGCGGCCCGACTCACGGAGCGAGTCAAGGCCGAGGTCACCGTCGACGACGTGCTCGACTGCGAGACCATCGAACAGCTGGCCGATATCGTGCGCGAGCTGCAGGACAGCGGCGCCGATGTGGACGGCTTCATCCGGCCGCTGCGCCCCCGCGCCGAGGGTTCGAATGCCGTGCCGGTCTTCGTGTTCCACCCGTCGGGTGGCAATACGCTGGTCTACGAGCCGCTGCTCAAGCGGCTGCCGTCCGACACTCCGATGTACGGCTTCGAACGCGTCGAGGGCGACATCGTGGAGCGCGCGCGTCAGTATCTGCCCGAACTGCGCAAGATCCAGGGCAACGGTCCGTATGTGCTGTACGGCTGGTCGCTCGGTGCGGTGTTCGCGCTGCAGGTCGCGCAGCTGCTGCGGGCCGAGGCCGCCGATGTGCGCATCGTCGGGCTGATCGACCTGGCCATCCCGACCGAGGGCGAGGACAACAGCCCCGAAGAGCGGGTGCGTCGCGTCGAGCGTTACCAGGCCTTCGCGAAGAAGACCTATGGCGTCGAGGGCGAGCTGGATCGCGAGCAGTTGGAGACGTTGGCCGCGGCCTCCGATGAAGAACAGTTCAAGATGATCAGCGATCTCATCAAGATCAGCGGCACCAAGATCCCCGGCGGTGTGCTCGAGCATCAGCGCACCTCGTGGATCGAGGGTCGCCACTTGGCCAAGACCACTCCGACGCATTATGACGGCGATGTGGTGCTGTACCTGGCGGATCGCTATCACGACGGCATGATCGAGCTGGAGCCGCGCTACGCCGATCGGCGGCCCAACGGTGGCTGGGACGAGTACATTCCCAATCTCGAGGTCATCCACATCGCGGGCGATCACTTGCAGATCGTCGACGAACCGCGGATCGGGAAGATCGGAGCCGACCTCACCGCGAAGCTTGCAGTGATTGCCCCCTGA